In Maridesulfovibrio zosterae DSM 11974, a genomic segment contains:
- the hemB gene encoding porphobilinogen synthase: MVFDFHRGRRLRRSPVIRDMVREISLSSADLMMPYFVTESDDPDFKKPITSMPGQFQLSLKQLEKQVEEAVSYGLKSLILFGIPAEKDSVGSQAYAEEGIVQQAIKVIKKRWPELLVCTDVCLCEYTSHGHCGLIENGRILNDPTLKLLAETALSHAKAGADMVAPSDMMDGRVAAIREVLDENGYEDLPLMSYAVKYASAYYGPFRDAAESAPQFGDRKTYQMDPANAREGLREAAADAIEGADILIVKPAGPYQDMIRQVRDNFDLPVAAYQVSGEYSMIKAAALNGWIDEEAVVWESLIGLKRAGADIILTYFTEDVLKRMGNK; encoded by the coding sequence ATGGTTTTTGACTTCCACAGAGGGCGCAGACTCAGGCGTTCCCCTGTTATACGTGATATGGTCAGGGAAATTTCCCTTTCCTCTGCTGATTTAATGATGCCTTACTTTGTCACAGAAAGTGACGACCCTGATTTTAAAAAGCCTATTACATCCATGCCCGGACAATTTCAGCTCAGCTTGAAACAGTTGGAAAAGCAGGTTGAAGAGGCTGTATCCTATGGGCTGAAAAGTCTTATACTTTTTGGAATACCTGCCGAAAAGGACTCTGTAGGGTCTCAGGCATATGCCGAAGAAGGTATTGTTCAGCAGGCAATAAAAGTAATAAAAAAACGCTGGCCCGAACTTCTGGTCTGCACAGATGTATGTCTGTGCGAATATACCTCCCACGGACATTGCGGACTGATCGAAAACGGACGTATTCTTAACGACCCTACTCTGAAACTTCTGGCTGAAACAGCTTTATCGCACGCTAAGGCCGGAGCAGATATGGTTGCCCCGTCAGATATGATGGATGGACGTGTCGCCGCCATCAGAGAAGTTCTTGATGAAAACGGATATGAAGATCTGCCGCTCATGTCTTACGCTGTAAAGTATGCCTCCGCATACTACGGCCCATTCCGCGATGCAGCAGAAAGTGCACCTCAATTCGGGGACCGTAAAACATACCAGATGGACCCCGCAAATGCCCGTGAAGGCCTGCGTGAAGCAGCAGCAGATGCTATAGAAGGCGCTGACATTCTTATTGTCAAACCTGCCGGACCTTATCAGGACATGATCCGTCAGGTCCGCGATAATTTTGATCTGCCCGTCGCTGCCTATCAGGTCAGCGGAGAATACTCTATGATTAAAGCAGCAGCCTTGAACGGCTGGATTGACGAAGAAGCTGTTGTCTGGGAATCGCTTATCGGCCTTAAACGTGCCGGTGCCGACATTATCCTGACCTATTTTACTGAAGACGTACTCAAACGTATGGGTAATAAATAA
- the ahbC gene encoding 12,18-didecarboxysiroheme deacetylase: MIGISKLYCGAVETSDALRYGRESGKLPSHLLQFSKDKKPVVVWNMTRRCNLKCVHCYAQAIDPDGQDEISTSQAKEIIDDLSSFGAPVMLFSGGEPLVRKDLVELASYATSKGMRAVISTNGTLITKEKARELKGVGLSYVGISLDGGEETHDKFRGVPGSYKKALQGVENCKAEGLKVGLRFTINKRNWTEVPTVFQVLRDLDVPRACFYHLVYSGRGSELIKEDLSHAETRQLLDLIMDETKALFDAGMPKEILTVDNHADGPYVYQRLLKEDPARAKEVLELLQFNEGNNSGRGIGCISWDGQVHADQFWRNHTFGNVLERPFSEIWTDENIELLHKLKNKQAHVGGRCAQCRYLPICGGNFRARAEAYYDDIWAQDPACYLTDEEIKKD; encoded by the coding sequence ATGATTGGTATTTCTAAACTTTACTGTGGTGCAGTAGAAACTTCCGATGCTCTGCGCTACGGACGTGAATCCGGAAAACTTCCCTCTCATCTGTTGCAGTTTTCCAAAGATAAAAAGCCAGTAGTTGTCTGGAACATGACCAGACGCTGCAATCTCAAGTGTGTTCATTGTTATGCACAGGCTATAGATCCTGATGGACAGGATGAAATTTCCACCTCACAGGCAAAAGAAATTATTGACGATCTTTCATCATTCGGAGCACCAGTAATGCTCTTTTCCGGAGGGGAACCTCTGGTACGTAAAGACTTGGTCGAGCTTGCCAGCTACGCTACAAGCAAGGGTATGAGAGCTGTTATTTCTACAAACGGTACACTCATCACCAAAGAAAAAGCCAGAGAACTTAAAGGGGTAGGTCTTTCCTATGTCGGCATCTCTCTTGACGGTGGTGAAGAGACCCATGATAAATTCCGCGGTGTTCCCGGTTCTTATAAAAAAGCTCTTCAGGGTGTTGAAAACTGTAAGGCCGAAGGACTCAAAGTAGGCCTCCGCTTTACCATCAACAAACGCAACTGGACCGAAGTTCCTACAGTTTTCCAGGTTCTTAGAGATCTTGACGTTCCCAGAGCATGTTTCTACCATCTGGTATACTCAGGCCGTGGCTCCGAACTGATCAAGGAAGATTTGTCACATGCTGAAACCCGTCAGCTGCTTGACCTCATCATGGATGAGACCAAAGCTCTTTTTGATGCAGGAATGCCCAAAGAAATCCTCACCGTTGATAACCACGCTGACGGACCATATGTATACCAGCGCCTGCTGAAAGAAGATCCTGCAAGAGCAAAAGAAGTTCTCGAACTTCTCCAGTTCAATGAAGGAAACAACTCAGGTCGCGGTATCGGTTGTATTTCTTGGGACGGTCAGGTTCACGCCGACCAGTTCTGGCGCAACCATACCTTCGGCAACGTTCTCGAACGTCCTTTCTCTGAAATCTGGACTGACGAAAACATCGAACTGCTTCACAAGCTCAAAAACAAACAGGCTCATGTTGGCGGTCGCTGTGCTCAGTGTCGCTACCTGCCTATCTGTGGCGGTAACTTCCGTGCCAGAGCTGAAGCATACTATGATGATATCTGGGCTCAGGACCCGGCTTGTTACCTCACTGACGAGGAAATCAAAAAAGACTAG
- a CDS encoding OmpA family protein → MKKYLIIFVLLLSACTKFEPQISTQSIYYEDADVQLSQLMVYSRPEKPHYGPLSALFYPFQVTQTMPNSIDWGKQVARGIWQNWTSLQIFPSMVYDDTLTYRGLEEALYTARSRGYDLLVTGFVPYLYLGHTMDDSALSVQVKIYETKRGQMVCSFEQSGRIEKKMDDDFILIKREHRMPESAFYNIIRAIATDMAVPLTSWARYEKTTQGMIAGLKPDMMDVPAPPMVQHQITTDKITQTPSFVEAPPKVTPKAATQTKTRSINLAVQFDSDSAEIKPESFQLLNELGKALISDQLKNKNIIIAGHTDSDASTEYNLKLSKERAEAVKKYLIANFPIPDSRIGVTGFGETRPLVPNSTKYNKLLNRRVQVSITS, encoded by the coding sequence ATGAAAAAATACCTGATAATATTTGTTCTGCTTTTATCGGCCTGCACAAAATTTGAGCCGCAGATCTCGACTCAATCTATTTACTATGAAGATGCCGATGTTCAGCTATCACAGCTTATGGTATACTCAAGACCTGAAAAGCCGCACTATGGACCGCTTTCCGCCCTGTTTTACCCGTTTCAGGTTACTCAGACCATGCCCAATTCTATAGACTGGGGCAAACAGGTTGCCAGAGGAATCTGGCAAAACTGGACCAGCCTACAAATATTTCCGTCCATGGTTTATGATGACACTCTGACCTACCGAGGACTTGAAGAAGCCCTCTACACAGCCCGTTCACGTGGCTATGATTTACTGGTAACAGGTTTTGTTCCCTATCTTTATCTGGGGCATACCATGGACGATTCAGCTCTGAGTGTTCAAGTTAAAATTTACGAAACAAAACGTGGACAGATGGTCTGTTCATTTGAACAGTCAGGACGAATTGAAAAGAAAATGGATGATGATTTCATCTTGATAAAGCGCGAACATCGCATGCCGGAATCCGCATTTTATAATATTATTCGTGCCATTGCCACCGATATGGCTGTCCCCCTCACTTCATGGGCAAGGTATGAAAAAACAACTCAGGGCATGATTGCCGGACTTAAGCCTGACATGATGGACGTACCTGCACCGCCAATGGTTCAACATCAGATTACAACTGACAAAATAACCCAGACTCCATCCTTTGTGGAAGCTCCTCCTAAAGTTACTCCTAAAGCAGCAACTCAGACTAAGACACGCTCGATTAATCTGGCCGTACAGTTTGACAGTGACTCTGCTGAAATCAAACCGGAGTCATTCCAGTTACTGAACGAACTTGGTAAGGCACTTATCAGCGATCAATTGAAAAATAAAAATATCATTATTGCCGGACATACTGACTCTGATGCCTCGACGGAGTATAACTTAAAACTCAGCAAGGAAAGAGCTGAAGCTGTTAAAAAATATCTGATTGCTAATTTCCCCATTCCGGATTCACGGATCGGAGTTACTGGCTTTGGTGAAACCAGACCGCTGGTCCCGAACAGTACAAAATACAATAAACTTCTTAACCGCAGGGTGCAGGTTTCGATCACTTCATAG
- the ahbD gene encoding heme b synthase, whose protein sequence is MSEKNTAHPGGHPGGHPGKKPGGHPGGHPGVNPIPANNADGSPPLRLIAWEITRSCNLACKHCRAEAHPEPYPGELSTEEAKALIDTFPETGNPIIIFTGGEPLMRHDVFELVEYAKTKDLRCVMAPNGTLLTAENSVKLKEVGIERCSISIDAAQAEYHDEFRGEVGAFDKAMQGIQYLKDAGIEFQINTTVTRNNLHMFKEIFHLAKDLGASAWHIFLLVPTGRASELGAEVISADEYEEVLNWFYDFQKTTDMQLKATCAPHYHRILRQRAKEDGIPVNFENFGLDAVSRGCLGGVGFCFISHTGQVQPCGYLDLDCGNVRNIPFPQIWAKSPQFLNLRNPETYDGKCGHCEFEKVCGGCRARAATMKDNYLGPEPLCSYEPKKKPRKDK, encoded by the coding sequence ATGAGTGAAAAAAATACTGCACATCCGGGTGGACATCCCGGCGGTCACCCCGGAAAAAAACCGGGTGGTCATCCCGGAGGACATCCGGGCGTAAATCCGATTCCTGCAAACAACGCTGACGGATCACCACCGCTGCGCCTTATTGCATGGGAAATCACCCGTTCCTGCAACCTTGCCTGCAAGCACTGCCGTGCTGAAGCACATCCCGAGCCTTATCCAGGGGAACTTTCCACTGAAGAAGCAAAGGCCCTTATCGATACCTTTCCTGAAACAGGCAACCCCATCATCATTTTCACCGGCGGCGAACCATTGATGCGCCACGATGTCTTTGAACTGGTGGAATATGCCAAGACTAAAGATCTGCGTTGTGTAATGGCTCCCAACGGAACTCTGCTTACTGCTGAAAATTCCGTTAAACTTAAGGAAGTAGGCATTGAACGCTGCTCTATCTCAATTGATGCGGCGCAAGCTGAATACCACGATGAATTTCGCGGTGAAGTTGGAGCATTTGATAAAGCAATGCAAGGAATCCAGTATCTTAAAGATGCAGGCATTGAGTTTCAGATCAATACCACTGTGACTCGAAACAATCTGCACATGTTCAAAGAGATATTCCATCTTGCAAAAGATCTTGGTGCATCTGCATGGCATATTTTCCTGCTGGTTCCCACAGGAAGAGCTTCCGAACTCGGCGCAGAAGTTATCTCTGCTGACGAATACGAAGAGGTTCTCAACTGGTTTTACGATTTTCAGAAAACCACCGATATGCAGCTCAAAGCAACATGTGCTCCGCATTATCATCGTATTCTGCGCCAGCGAGCCAAAGAAGACGGAATCCCCGTTAACTTTGAAAACTTCGGCCTTGATGCTGTCAGCCGTGGCTGTCTTGGCGGCGTGGGTTTCTGTTTCATATCCCATACAGGGCAAGTTCAGCCGTGTGGCTACCTTGACCTTGATTGTGGTAATGTCCGCAATATTCCTTTCCCGCAGATCTGGGCTAAATCGCCCCAGTTTCTGAACCTGCGCAATCCAGAAACCTATGATGGTAAATGCGGTCACTGTGAATTTGAAAAAGTTTGCGGCGGTTGCCGTGCCCGCGCAGCAACCATGAAAGACAACTATCTGGGACCTGAGCCTCTATGCTCATACGAGCCTAAGAAAAAGCCCAGAAAGGACAAATAA